ATCGAAGGTCCTGGAAATTATGAATAAACAAAAGATTGATGCTATAATCTTCGAAGACTACGATAAAGGCGCCATTACGGAAGAGTTGATCAGCAGTGTGGTATCCGAGGCGAAACGAAGAAATATCATCACTGTTGTAGATCCGAAAAAGCGTAATTTCTTGTCATATAAGGGTGTCACCCTTTTTAAACCAAACCTGAAAGAGTTAAGAGAGGGCCTTAAAGTAGACGTCAACACCGCCAAAGCAGGCGACCTTGAAAAAGCCGCTGTAAACCTGCGTGAACAATTGAACAGCAGGATGATCATGGTTACACTTTCCGAGCTTGGTGTTTTCATCATGTCGGAAAACGGACAAAGAATCATCCCTGCGCATATCCGGAAGATTGCCGACGTTTCAGGCGCCGGAGATACGGTGATAGCAACTGCTTCACTTTGTCTGGCTGCAGGCCTTGATGAGTTTAAAACAGCTGCTATAGCGAATCTCGCAGGTGGACTTGTATGTGAGCATGTAGGCGTGGTCTCCATCAGCAAAGAACGGCTGCTAAAGGAACTGGATAAGGCGTTTTGAGTAGATTTGAGTTTTGAGATTTGAGGTAATAGTATCTGAGACTATAATAGCATCCACACGAGATCTCTGATGTTTCTTTCTATAAGAATAGTCTAAACCCCTCAAAACTCATATCTCACATCTCAAAACTTACTTACTCCTTATTGCCTCAACCGGATCCAGGCGGGAGGCCATAAAGGCTGGTATAATACCAGAGATCAATCCTATTGAAGTGGAGAGAATAAACATCAGAATAACCTTACTAACGTCAACAATGATGGTCAGGTCGGCCACCATTTTGAGAATAAAGGCCAGCATATAAACAATTCCCAGACCAATCAAGCCGCCCATAAGGCATAACAAAACTGCTTCTATCAAGAACTGGAGAAGAATAAAATAGTTCTTAGCGCCAAGCGACTTTTGTATACCAATGATATTGGTCCTCTCTTTTACAGACACGAACATGATATTGGCTATACCAAAGCCTCCCACGAGGATTGAAAAGATACCGATCGCCGCACCTGCGGTATTCAGGATCTTAAACATTTCATCAAGCCCCGCTGTGAGTATTGTCGATTTATTCAAAGCGAAATTATCGTCCTGAGTAGGGCTAAGCCGACGGACGGAACGCATCACTCCCCTCAGTTCGCTTTCCATTTCATCAACCGGAACTCCGGGTTTCCCCTTAACAGAAATTTCGGGATTGTAATTCGCATCCTGAACATTGATGATGTTCCGTGCGAAGTATAACGGCAAGAGAACCGTCTTATCGGCCGAAGTTCCCAACATATCCTCACCTTCTTCTTTAAACACACCAATGACCGTTACTTTACGGCCCATAACATTCACGACCTTTCCGGCGGCCAGCTGGTTGGGAAACAAGCCCTCGGCAATCGAGTGACCGATCACAGCAACGGCATTACCATTCTTCGACTCCGATTCAGAGAAGTAACGGCCTTCTTCCAATTCGAAGTTCCATGTTTTATAATACTCGTGGGTGACGGCAGAAACCTGTGCACCTTCGACTGTGTTACTCTTAAACTTAATAGTGCGGTTACCTGCATAAACCCAGTAAGATACAGCTTCGGCGTTGGTAGCCCTTTCTTTCACTTTTGCAAAATCGCGGAGAGTGGGTACTGGGCGGTTCATATACTTCCACCATGCATAATCGCCACCAAACTGCCATGGCCACTTTTGGATATAAATGGTATTGCTGCCCAGCTTATCGACACTGCTTTGAAGGTTATTACGGAGGGTATCAACGGCCGAGAAAACACCAATTATCGTCATGATACCGATCGTGATACCAATTAACGATAAAAATGTACGCAACTTATTCTGCCTTAACGACGAAAAAGCAAAACTAAAACTTTCACCTAAGAGCCTGAGGAATATCATACTTTCTTAAGATTGCAGGAATCGAAGAATGTTACACAAGTGGTACTTTTTACCATGATTGCGATCAACAAAAACAAACTCGGGTAAGTTAAGGTATTAGAATTAATTTTCACTAACTTTGCGCCCTAAAATATTTTTTATATATATGAAATTATCCCAGTTCAAATTCAATTTACCAGATTCTTTAATTGCTCATAGTCCTTCTGATCAGCGCGATGAAGCACGTTTAATGGTACTTGACCGAAACACGGGAGCTATAGAACATAAGATTTTCAAAGATGTTCTTGACTATTTTGAAGAGAAGGATGTAATGATCCTGAACAACACAAAAGTTTTTCCGGCCAGATTATATGGCAACAAAGAGAAAACAGGAGCAACTATCGAAGTTTTCCTCCTGAGAGAACTCAATAAAGAACTCCGTTTGTGGGATGTACTGGTAGACCCTGCACGGAAGATCCGCGTCGGAAATAAATTATACTTTGGTGATGATGATCTTCTGGTCGCCGAAGTGGTTGATAACACAACCTCGCGTGGGCGTACTATCCGCTTTCTCTTTGATGGCACAGATGAAGAGTTTCGCAGAAACATTGAAATTCTCGGTGAAACACCCCTTCCAAAATATATCAAACGGAAGGCTACAGCCGAAGACAAAGAGCGGTATCAAACCATCTTTGCTAAACACGAAGGAGCTGTTGCAGCCCCTACTGCCGGCCTGCATTTTAGCAGGGAGCTGATGAAACGACTTGAGTTGAAAGGCGTTGAATTTGCCGAGGTTACGCTACATGTGGGACTTGGTACCTTCCGTCCAGTCGAAGTAGAAGACCTGACCAAGCACAAAATGGATTCAGAGCAGTTCATTATAGAACAGAAGTCGGCTGATTTAGTTAATAATGCTATTGAGAACAAACGACGCGTTTGTGCTGTTGGAACTACCAGCATGCGAGCTATCGAGTCGGCGGTTTCGGCAAATAAAACCCTTAAAGCGGCAAACGACTGGACAAGCAAGTTTATTTTCCCTCCGTATGATTTCAGTATCGCTAATACCATGATCACTAATTTCCACACGCCGGAATCAACTTTGTTGATGATGATCTGTGCTTTTGGCGGATATGAAAATGTTATGAATGCGTATGAAGTAGCTGTAAAAGAAAAGTATAGATTTTACAGTTATGGTGATGCTATGCTGATCATATAGTATAAAGCCGCGTCTTTAAACCCTCATGAAGTTTTATGCGATTATCGTAGCCGGAGGTTCGGGCAGCAGGATGAATTCAGAAATACCTAAACAATTCATCCCGCTTCTTGGAAAGCCGGTTTTGATGCATACGATTGAGGCATTCTATTATTCCGACCTGAAGCCCCGGATCCTTTTGGTATTAAATCATAACTTTCATTCATTCTGGGATGAGCTTTGCCGGAAATATGATTTCTCAGTTCCGCATAAGGTAATAGAGGGAGGTACGGAAAGATTTTATTCGGTAAAGAATGCTTTAGATATGATACATGATGAATCTGCGATAGCTATTCATGACGCGGTAAGGCCTGTAATTGACAATGAACTAATTACGCGCTGCTTCAGCGAAGCTCTGATCCACAAGGCTGTAGTTCCCGTAATTGAAAGCAGGGATTCACTGCGAAAAAAGAACAAAGAAACTACTTCAGCAATTGCGAGGGAAGATATTCTAATTGTACAAACGCCGCAGGTGTTTGAGTCGTCTTTACTAAAAAGGGCGTATGAGCAGAATTACTCAAAAGATTTTACCGATGATGCCTCTGTTGTTGAGAAAGCCGGCGGGAAGATCCACATTACATCCGGCGACTTTAAAAATATAAAAGTTACCTATCCTGAAGATCTCGAAGTGGCGTCACTTTTTCTAAAAATACAAGCACAAAAAAAATCAGGTTTATAGCCTGATTTTTTTGTGCTTGTATTTTATAGGCTTACGCTGCGCCGCGTATAACACGCAGTAAAATAGCAATAATCGCTATTACTAACAGAATATGTATAATGCCGCCTGTAGCATATCCTCCGAAGAAACTCACAGCCCAGATAATTACCAGGATAACTGCGATTAAATAAAGTAGATTTCCCATAGTGTTATGTTTTAGTTCGTTATTAATTTAATTTTATATCATAAGAATAATAAAATTGAACTAATTGTTTATAATAAATGAAAATTCTTCGGGAAGATTAAGCTACAAGCAAAAAAGCCCTGCCAGAGGGCGGGGCTTTTAATATTCGTCTTCGTTAAAGAAGAAATCGTCTTTCGTGGGATAATCAGGCCAGATCTCTTCAATATTTTCATATGGTTCACCGTCGTCTTCAAGCGCCTGCAGGTTTTCTATCACCTCAACAGGAGCTCCTGACCGGATCGCATAATCTATCAACTCATCTTTAGTTGCAGGCCATGGAGCGTCTTCCAGGTGCGATGCTAATTCTAATGTCCAATACATATTTCTTAGAATTTATGATTTTTAAATTTTCGCAAAAGTATAATAAAAATAATAAGCTTTTAAAATAAAAATTACTGATGTCAATATCTCGGAACCCACTTAGTTTCTTCGATTTCGTTGTCTGCACACAGTTTTCGTGCCAACACAAAAAGATAGTCGCTCAAACGGTTAAGATATACTAAAATTATTTCATTAACTGCACTTTCCTCTGACAAATTAACAGTAACACGTTCGGCCCTACGGCAAATACATCGCGCGATATGGCAAAACGATACAACGGTAAGACCTCCTGGCAGTATAAAGTGTTTTAAGCCGGGCAGACTTTCTTCCATCTTATCTATCTGCGATTCGAGCAAAGCTACATCCTCCCATAAAAGATCAGGAACCTTCATCCTTGACTTTTCAGGGTCGGCAGCAAGAGCTGAACCAATGGTAAATAATCTATCTTGAATTTCTTTCAAAACCTCTTTCTGAAGATCTGAAATCTGCTGATCACGAATGAGACCAATATAAGAGTTCAACTCATCGATAGTGCCGTACGACTCTATACGTAAATTGTATTTAGGCACCCTTGTTCCCCCAATTAAAGAGGTATATCCCTTATCTCCGGTTTTAGTATAAATTTTCATACGAGCTTGATGCAAAAAAAAGAACTTTCGCCCCCTTTTTTATAAATGTGGAAAAATAGATAAATGTTAATTTCTAGCGTCTATATCCGGCAGGCATTAATAGGTTTTGTAAGCATACAGAAACTCATGGACTATATCCCTTCAAAATCAGTCCCCCTATCACGCAGTTTATTTAACCGGGGAGAGATTAGTTTGATATGTTCGTTAGGATAATCGTTTTCTATAAGGCCATCGCGCATTCTGACTATGCGGTGAGCATGCTGAGCGATATCTTCTTCGTGGGTCACCAGAATAATTGTATTTCCCTTTGAATGGATTTCCTCAAGCAGAGCCATAATTTCTACCGATGTTTTAGTATCAAGATTACCTGTAGGTTCATCCGCGAGAATAATGGAAGGGTTATTTATAAGTGCACGTGCCACAGCTACGCGCTGGCGTTGCCCTCCCGACAGCTCATTGGGCTTATGCTCAGCACGATTTCCCAGACCAACGTTTTCAAGAGCAACTTTGGCACGCTCTTCACGTTCACTCCTGCGAATTCCGGCATAAACAAGCGGAAGAGCCACATTATCGAGCGACGTTGACCGTGGCAGAAGGTTAAAGGTTTGGAATACGAAACCAATCTCTTTATTTCTCACTTCGGCGAGTTCATTATCACTCATTTCACTCACCCGGATGCCATTAAGCACATACTCACCTTTTGTAGGGGTATCGAGGCAACCTAATATATTCATTAGTGTAGACTTTCCGGAGCCGGAGGGCCCCATCAGGGCTACGAATTCGCCTTTTTCGATATGTAACGTTACTGATTTTAAAGCATGAATTACTTCTGCACCGATTACATACTTCCTGCCTACGTCAGTAATCGAGATGAGGGGCTGTTGTTGCATATAGATTAGATTTGGCTGATTGACTTTTGTTACAATGCTGAATTCAGGATTTATCAATCACTTTAGCAACCTTAAAGTATTGCCCATCGTGCACCGGAGCGTTTTGTAAAGCTTCTTCTGTTGTAATATCCATCTTCACCTTGTCGTCCCTAAAAACATTAACCTCATCGGTAAGATAAATAAGAGGCTCTACGCCGGTAGTATCCAGCTCATTGAGCTTCTCCATAAAACTGAGGATATTGTTCATGTCCTGCAGCAAGGATTTTTCTTCACTTTCGTTTACCTCAAGTCTGGCGAGATGAGCGATTTTCGCTATTGTTTCTTTATCAAGTTTCATTCTTTTCTAATCTTCCCTTTATAATGTCGTGTACTTTCCGGCCCAGCAAGTCAGCGTCGTCAACCGTTAATCCGGCTGTTTCTATCTGAGAATGTACACAAATATGGCAAATTCCCGGTCTACTTCCATATTCCGATCCATCATCCCACATTTTTTCCCACGCATTAGTTATGGAAACGGGTATAATAGGTATCTGATGCTCTATTGCCAATTTGAAGGGACCATTCTTAAACGTACTCAGTTGCGGCGGATACGTATCAGGGATTTTCCCTTCGGGGAATATCACCAGACTCATTCCGTTTCTGATATACTCATCAGCTCTTTTAAATGCCCTGAACGACGACATTTTACTCTCACGGTTTAATGGAATATCTACAGTTTTAAAGAACAGCCCTGTTACCGGGTTATTCAGCAGCTCTTCCTTGCCGAGGAATGCAAAATTTGACCTTACCATCAGCGTGATGGCCGTTATATCAAGGATTGAAGAGTGATTTGCGCAGATGATAAATTTCCCCGACCAGTCTATTGGTTTCTCAAACGAAAAGCGATAGAAAAACCCGACCGCGGCCGAAGTTACGAAGCCGAGTGACCGGCGTACTTTATTCAGCCCTGTAAAGCGCTCACGTTTCCGCGAATAATAATAAAGGAAGGGATAATATAGGATAAAAAAGAAGACCACACTGCCTATGTAGAGGTATCGATGTATCTGCTTTAAAAATCTCTTCATTAAGGTTCAAACTTAGATAAATTGCTTTTATCTGCAAAATACATAAACTGCATTTGAGAATCTCACCTCCGCTTCGCACCCGCTTCTGAAAGGGTTCGGAGTGGTAAGGGAGCACTCAGCGACCTCCTCTTGTCGTCTCTTGTGCATCTTCGATAAACACCCGGGAAGCATCGGAGCGAGCGGCAGTCTGCATCGAAGCTAGCTCCATACGGTTCTGAACCAGTATGCTCTAATGTGGTCTGGGGCTCTATCCAGGCAAGACTATTGACAATTCCAACGATTAAACGCAACGGAAAGATGCCCTTCCATCGGACGATGTTCTCTTTCAGTTTATTCCCGCGTGGAAAACAGTTTTATAAATGAAAAATATAAAAATTCCTTACTTTCGTCCAGTTATGGAAACAGTTGTAAGCGGTATACGAAGTACCGGAAAACTACATTTAGGTAATTACTACGGAGCAGTTAAAAGCTTCATAAAGATGCAGCATGAATATAACTGCTTTTTTTTTATTGCAGATTATCATTCTTTAACCACACACCCTACTCCGGCAGACCTTCACGGCAATGTAAAACAGGTTTTGGTAGAATACCTGGCGGCAGGAATAGATCCGGAGAAAGCTACTATCTATGTCCAGTCGGACATTCCTGAAATTCCCGAATTATATTTATTTTTAAATATGAACGCTTATATGGGCGAGCTCGAAAGAAGCACTTCGTTTAAAGATAAAGTGCGGGCAAATCCAAATAACGTAAACGCAGGGCTGCTCACTTACCCTGTATTGATGGCAGCGGACATTATCATTCATAAAGCCACAAAAGTACCTGTAGGAAAAGACCAGGAGCAGCATCTTGAAATGGCCCGTACTTTTGGGAACCGGTTTAACAGAATGTATGGTCACGATTATTTCCCCGAACCATATGCCTTCAGTTTTACTGAAAAGCTGGTAAAGATCCCCGGGCTCGATGGCAAAGGTAAAATGGGTAAGTCAGAGGGTGAGAATAATGCTGTTTATCTTTCAGACAGTCCTGAAATAATACGAAAAAAAGTAATGAAGGCGGTTACTGATAGCGGTCCCACCGCAGAGTTTCAGGAAAAGCCCGATTTCATTCAAAACCTGTTTGATCTCATGAAAGTCGTTTCTTCAGAAGACACCTATCAGCACTTCGATGAGCTCTATAATAAATGCCAGATAAGGTATGGCGATTTGAAAAAACAGCTTGCTGAAGACATGATTGTGGCAACAAATCCCGTACGGGAGCGTATCAACGATATTGCATCTGATACCGTGTACTTAAGAAAGGTTGCACAGCTCGGGGCTGAGAAGGCCAGGGCAAGCGCATCAAAAACGCTTCAGGAAGTAAGGGAGATTATTGGATTTAAGCATTTTTAACTGATTGAGGGCAGTATCCGGACTTAGGTTAAGCTGTTCAGTGCCTGCTAGTTTTAATTTTAATTTATTGTAAAATGCACATTGCCGTCGTAGGAAATATCGGAGCCGGAAAAACAACATTAACGGAATTACTGTCAAAGCACCTTGGGTGGGAACCTCACTATGAAGCAGTAGATAACAACCCTTATCTGGAAGACTTTTATAGTGACATGAAGCGATGGAGCTTTAACTTACAGATATATTTTCTAAACAGTCGTTTTAACCAAATTAAAGAGATCCAGAAGCAGGAGCTGAATATTATACAAGACCGCACTATTTACGAGGACGCTTACATATTTGCCGAAAATTTACATGAGATGGGATTGATGACAACCCGTGATTATGAAAATTACAGGGCAATATTTGATAATATGACGTCGTTCATTCACGCCCCCGATCTTCTCATTTATCTGAAAGCTTCGGTTCCTACGCTTGTAAATAATATCCAGCGGCGGGGTCGTGAGTATGAAGCGGGTATCCGGCTCGACTATCTTTCTAAGCTGAACGACAAATACAAAAAGTGGATTGATAATTACAAAGAAGGTAAATTGCTGATCCTCGACAAAGACAAGCTCGATTTTGCCAATAATCCTGAAGATCTCGGCTTTATAATTGACAGTATAGAGCGCGAATTGTACGGGCTTTTCTAGATCGTCTTTAATAAAAGTTTTACAGTAAAATATGGACACAAATAGTCATGCCTCTGCTGAAGTGCAGAATAACTTAACCAGGATACTGGGTATTATTCCGGCACGCTTTGCTTCGACCCGTTTTCCTGGTAAACCGTTGATTGACATTAACGGAAAAAGCATGATACAGCGCGTTTACGAAAGAGCATTGCAGTCGTTAAAGCTGGATGAGGTTGTAGTTGCAACGGATGACGAACGTATTCTGGTGCATGTAAATGATTTTGGGGGACGGGCTATTCTTACGTCGCAAGCTCACCAAAGCGGTACCGACAGGTGCGCTGAAGCAGCAGATAAGTTACCGGGATTTGATATTATCATCAACATACAGGGAGATGAACCTTATATCGATAGCCGGCAGATAGATCTTCTTGCAAGTTGCTTTGCCGACAGCGAAACGAAGCTGGCAACACTTGTAAAAAATATCACAACGGCTGAAGAATTAAATAATCCTAATTCGCCTAAGGTTGTATTAAATAAAAACTACGAAGCCCTGTATTTCAGCAGAGCAGCAATTCCATATATGCGCGGTAAGGGAAATGAGGATTGGGTTAATGAACATACTTTTTATAAGCATATCGGGATTTATGGCTATCGCAGGGATACCTTGCAAGCTATAACGAAGCTTCCGGTGTCACTCCTTGAGAAAGCAGAGTCGCTTGAGCAGCTTAGATGGATTGAGAACGGATATAAAATTAAAGTAGCCGTTACGGATATTGAAACCAAAGCAATTGATACGCCTGCAGATCTCGAAAACATCTTAAAAGATTCAGGCCAGGGCTTATAATTTAATGTTTAAATACCTTTTCGGGTTAACAAGGTATTTCTCCCAGCGGGTGCTGTCCATTCAATGAAATTTTTCAGGGGCCCCTGGTAAGGGCGTTCAATAATTACAAAGTTGGATAGTAATCAAGAAACAGAAGAAGCCGCTTTCTGCGGCTTCTAAAATAGGTTTCAGTTTACGACTTAACACCGGACAAATGCAGACGGCTGCTGTACATTCCGGATTTTGTATGGTCGTGAGTTTGGTTTGATGAGCTCAGTGTTTTTCAGGCATGATGTACTAAACCTGCATAGAAACTATACAGGCTTATAGGCAGACTTTAAATAACACGATTTAAAGGATCAAAATCAACACAAGAATAATAATGATGATCGCTCCTACTGAAAGATAAACACCTCCTCCGGTCATTGCACGTGCGGCGTTTTTCATCTCTTTTAATTCTTTTCTCAGTTCCTTACGTTCCTGGCGGCTCAGGTGCGACTTGTCCATCGCCTTAATTTCTTCAACTCTTCTTTTAATCTCTGCCACACGCTGCGCTTTTTGTTCTTCTGTCAACGTTACTTCTGTTTTTAGTTCCTTCCCGACTTTTTCAGTAGCCTGAACAGAACCAGATGATACACCCAGCATAAGAGCAGTGGCGAGAGAAAGCGTATAAATTATTTTTTTCATACTTAAAAGTTTTAATATTTCCCTTCTAACAATAAACTATGAGGAAGGTTTGTTGTGGTCGTTATTTAGGACAAAAATGCGGTCCGAAATAAAAAGCTAAAAGCAAATAGTTGACGACTGGCCGCTTAAACTTATCTTTAGGCCATGAATAAATCACTAATACTCATCCAGTGCAGAGATGAAGTAGGTTTGGTTGCTTTAATATCCGGAGTTTTAGCACATCATCATCTAAACATCACAGCAATGCGGGAATTTGTGGATGAAACGTCAAATCACTTCTTTGCCCGGATAGACTGTGTGGGAGCAGTACCCGAAGAAAAGCTGTTGTACGCTGCATTACGGGAGAAATTACCAGAACTTTCAGAGGTTGTTATCAATCCAAATCCGGAAAAACGCATAGCTATACTGGTTACAAAAGAATATCATTGCCTGGCCGACTCTCTGGTACGTAACCATTTCAACACCCTGGGAGCAAAAGTATGTTGTGTTGCAGGAAACTATGACCATCTTGAGTCGTTCACAAAAGGCTTCAATG
The window above is part of the Arcticibacter tournemirensis genome. Proteins encoded here:
- a CDS encoding bifunctional heptose 7-phosphate kinase/heptose 1-phosphate adenyltransferase; translated protein: MKDLFNRFDGLNILIIGDVMMDSYLWGSVERISPEAPVPVISVKKKENRLGGAANVALNVQSLGATPLICSVIGTDSEGDSFLQLMEAQGLSSEGLIRLDSRPTTVKTRVIGHNQQMLRIDAETDDALMVPETQTLLSKVLEIMNKQKIDAIIFEDYDKGAITEELISSVVSEAKRRNIITVVDPKKRNFLSYKGVTLFKPNLKELREGLKVDVNTAKAGDLEKAAVNLREQLNSRMIMVTLSELGVFIMSENGQRIIPAHIRKIADVSGAGDTVIATASLCLAAGLDEFKTAAIANLAGGLVCEHVGVVSISKERLLKELDKAF
- a CDS encoding ABC transporter permease; this translates as MIFLRLLGESFSFAFSSLRQNKLRTFLSLIGITIGIMTIIGVFSAVDTLRNNLQSSVDKLGSNTIYIQKWPWQFGGDYAWWKYMNRPVPTLRDFAKVKERATNAEAVSYWVYAGNRTIKFKSNTVEGAQVSAVTHEYYKTWNFELEEGRYFSESESKNGNAVAVIGHSIAEGLFPNQLAAGKVVNVMGRKVTVIGVFKEEGEDMLGTSADKTVLLPLYFARNIINVQDANYNPEISVKGKPGVPVDEMESELRGVMRSVRRLSPTQDDNFALNKSTILTAGLDEMFKILNTAGAAIGIFSILVGGFGIANIMFVSVKERTNIIGIQKSLGAKNYFILLQFLIEAVLLCLMGGLIGLGIVYMLAFILKMVADLTIIVDVSKVILMFILSTSIGLISGIIPAFMASRLDPVEAIRSK
- the queA gene encoding tRNA preQ1(34) S-adenosylmethionine ribosyltransferase-isomerase QueA codes for the protein MKLSQFKFNLPDSLIAHSPSDQRDEARLMVLDRNTGAIEHKIFKDVLDYFEEKDVMILNNTKVFPARLYGNKEKTGATIEVFLLRELNKELRLWDVLVDPARKIRVGNKLYFGDDDLLVAEVVDNTTSRGRTIRFLFDGTDEEFRRNIEILGETPLPKYIKRKATAEDKERYQTIFAKHEGAVAAPTAGLHFSRELMKRLELKGVEFAEVTLHVGLGTFRPVEVEDLTKHKMDSEQFIIEQKSADLVNNAIENKRRVCAVGTTSMRAIESAVSANKTLKAANDWTSKFIFPPYDFSIANTMITNFHTPESTLLMMICAFGGYENVMNAYEVAVKEKYRFYSYGDAMLII
- a CDS encoding 2-C-methyl-D-erythritol 4-phosphate cytidylyltransferase — its product is MKFYAIIVAGGSGSRMNSEIPKQFIPLLGKPVLMHTIEAFYYSDLKPRILLVLNHNFHSFWDELCRKYDFSVPHKVIEGGTERFYSVKNALDMIHDESAIAIHDAVRPVIDNELITRCFSEALIHKAVVPVIESRDSLRKKNKETTSAIAREDILIVQTPQVFESSLLKRAYEQNYSKDFTDDASVVEKAGGKIHITSGDFKNIKVTYPEDLEVASLFLKIQAQKKSGL
- a CDS encoding lmo0937 family membrane protein — its product is MGNLLYLIAVILVIIWAVSFFGGYATGGIIHILLVIAIIAILLRVIRGAA
- a CDS encoding DUF2795 domain-containing protein, with protein sequence MYWTLELASHLEDAPWPATKDELIDYAIRSGAPVEVIENLQALEDDGEPYENIEEIWPDYPTKDDFFFNEDEY
- a CDS encoding cob(I)yrinic acid a,c-diamide adenosyltransferase, with product MKIYTKTGDKGYTSLIGGTRVPKYNLRIESYGTIDELNSYIGLIRDQQISDLQKEVLKEIQDRLFTIGSALAADPEKSRMKVPDLLWEDVALLESQIDKMEESLPGLKHFILPGGLTVVSFCHIARCICRRAERVTVNLSEESAVNEIILVYLNRLSDYLFVLARKLCADNEIEETKWVPRY
- a CDS encoding ABC transporter ATP-binding protein, whose translation is MQQQPLISITDVGRKYVIGAEVIHALKSVTLHIEKGEFVALMGPSGSGKSTLMNILGCLDTPTKGEYVLNGIRVSEMSDNELAEVRNKEIGFVFQTFNLLPRSTSLDNVALPLVYAGIRRSEREERAKVALENVGLGNRAEHKPNELSGGQRQRVAVARALINNPSIILADEPTGNLDTKTSVEIMALLEEIHSKGNTIILVTHEEDIAQHAHRIVRMRDGLIENDYPNEHIKLISPRLNKLRDRGTDFEGI
- the gatC gene encoding Asp-tRNA(Asn)/Glu-tRNA(Gln) amidotransferase subunit GatC, which gives rise to MKLDKETIAKIAHLARLEVNESEEKSLLQDMNNILSFMEKLNELDTTGVEPLIYLTDEVNVFRDDKVKMDITTEEALQNAPVHDGQYFKVAKVIDKS
- a CDS encoding lysophospholipid acyltransferase family protein, which produces MKRFLKQIHRYLYIGSVVFFFILYYPFLYYYSRKRERFTGLNKVRRSLGFVTSAAVGFFYRFSFEKPIDWSGKFIICANHSSILDITAITLMVRSNFAFLGKEELLNNPVTGLFFKTVDIPLNRESKMSSFRAFKRADEYIRNGMSLVIFPEGKIPDTYPPQLSTFKNGPFKLAIEHQIPIIPVSITNAWEKMWDDGSEYGSRPGICHICVHSQIETAGLTVDDADLLGRKVHDIIKGRLEKNET
- the trpS gene encoding tryptophan--tRNA ligase, with translation METVVSGIRSTGKLHLGNYYGAVKSFIKMQHEYNCFFFIADYHSLTTHPTPADLHGNVKQVLVEYLAAGIDPEKATIYVQSDIPEIPELYLFLNMNAYMGELERSTSFKDKVRANPNNVNAGLLTYPVLMAADIIIHKATKVPVGKDQEQHLEMARTFGNRFNRMYGHDYFPEPYAFSFTEKLVKIPGLDGKGKMGKSEGENNAVYLSDSPEIIRKKVMKAVTDSGPTAEFQEKPDFIQNLFDLMKVVSSEDTYQHFDELYNKCQIRYGDLKKQLAEDMIVATNPVRERINDIASDTVYLRKVAQLGAEKARASASKTLQEVREIIGFKHF
- a CDS encoding deoxynucleoside kinase gives rise to the protein MHIAVVGNIGAGKTTLTELLSKHLGWEPHYEAVDNNPYLEDFYSDMKRWSFNLQIYFLNSRFNQIKEIQKQELNIIQDRTIYEDAYIFAENLHEMGLMTTRDYENYRAIFDNMTSFIHAPDLLIYLKASVPTLVNNIQRRGREYEAGIRLDYLSKLNDKYKKWIDNYKEGKLLILDKDKLDFANNPEDLGFIIDSIERELYGLF
- the kdsB gene encoding 3-deoxy-manno-octulosonate cytidylyltransferase; this encodes MDTNSHASAEVQNNLTRILGIIPARFASTRFPGKPLIDINGKSMIQRVYERALQSLKLDEVVVATDDERILVHVNDFGGRAILTSQAHQSGTDRCAEAADKLPGFDIIINIQGDEPYIDSRQIDLLASCFADSETKLATLVKNITTAEELNNPNSPKVVLNKNYEALYFSRAAIPYMRGKGNEDWVNEHTFYKHIGIYGYRRDTLQAITKLPVSLLEKAESLEQLRWIENGYKIKVAVTDIETKAIDTPADLENILKDSGQGL